A genomic window from Microscilla marina ATCC 23134 includes:
- a CDS encoding Rha family transcriptional regulator → MAKSINKDNSTQASLEGLLPIEVKNEIPVVDSRLVAEALGVKHKALMATIQRYQAKIEEFGSLPFETEVKKRDVGATTLRFCYLNENQAIFIGTLSRNTKKVVAFKSRLVQSFAYVRKTIQEQPFNQRILVQAVKNLHELAKSTKETRGQIKLLNSYHKFLAHEISSIRDAQDSLADEMVNIKAAQTTLQIENFNPLFTKVRKELGQMMQNYSIWYEVTTQELYQILYKEFTVASGQNIYQQAKMANKTPIEWLESTGWILEAYGLAIKHFGIPEENQDYQGDLGNPDR, encoded by the coding sequence ATGGCAAAATCAATAAACAAAGACAACTCAACACAAGCCTCGCTGGAAGGCTTATTACCTATTGAAGTAAAAAATGAAATACCTGTAGTAGATAGCAGGTTGGTGGCAGAAGCACTGGGAGTCAAACATAAAGCTTTGATGGCAACTATTCAGCGTTATCAGGCTAAAATAGAAGAGTTTGGCTCGCTGCCGTTTGAAACCGAAGTGAAAAAACGTGATGTAGGGGCAACTACCCTAAGATTCTGCTACCTTAATGAAAATCAGGCGATTTTTATTGGAACCCTTTCCAGAAATACGAAAAAGGTTGTTGCCTTTAAATCCAGACTGGTTCAATCATTTGCTTATGTTAGAAAAACAATTCAAGAACAGCCATTCAATCAGAGGATTTTGGTACAAGCAGTAAAAAACCTCCATGAACTGGCAAAGTCCACCAAAGAGACCAGAGGACAAATAAAACTTTTGAACTCCTACCACAAATTTTTGGCACACGAAATAAGTAGCATCAGGGATGCGCAAGATTCCTTGGCAGACGAAATGGTCAATATCAAGGCAGCTCAAACAACTTTACAGATAGAAAACTTCAACCCTCTTTTTACCAAAGTCAGAAAAGAGCTGGGACAAATGATGCAAAATTATTCGATCTGGTATGAGGTGACCACTCAGGAACTCTACCAGATTCTTTACAAGGAATTTACCGTAGCATCCGGACAAAATATATATCAGCAAGCAAAAATGGCGAATAAAACGCCCATCGAGTGGCTTGAATCCACAGGCTGGATTTTAGAGGCTTATGGCCTGGCTATAAAGCATTTTGGAATACCAGAGGAAAATCAAGATTATCAGGGTGACTTAGGAAATCCTGACAGATAA
- a CDS encoding DnaB-like helicase C-terminal domain-containing protein, with the protein MMTADLFHLTEPLTHIASYPKAGKTSLAVSLALDALIHHDMGVLFCSASKERNIRHRMVSAMSDIDLIEIEYIKECPEDEKYKKYNDTLTATFNFNFIACDIRGIVFEEFRRKCLYHAYYNQVELIVVDDLHQVVGGDTQSNIQELKKLASVLGIPCIVFTPLPQAEDDSIQKVTKINALLNTYADVTMWLDRPEYEIAAQLEVIKQPTGKFSGIPLSFTPRTAHFTDVEMIGLHFILTELEKAG; encoded by the coding sequence ATGATGACAGCCGATTTATTTCACCTTACCGAACCCCTTACTCATATTGCTTCTTACCCTAAAGCAGGCAAAACCAGCCTGGCGGTAAGTTTGGCTCTCGATGCGCTTATACACCACGATATGGGCGTACTCTTTTGTTCGGCAAGCAAAGAAAGAAACATCAGGCATCGCATGGTATCAGCCATGAGTGATATTGACCTGATAGAAATAGAGTACATCAAAGAATGCCCCGAAGATGAGAAGTACAAAAAATACAATGATACATTAACGGCAACCTTTAATTTTAATTTCATTGCCTGTGACATCAGAGGGATTGTGTTTGAGGAATTCAGACGCAAATGCCTTTATCACGCCTATTACAATCAGGTTGAACTCATTGTTGTAGACGATTTACATCAGGTAGTGGGTGGAGACACTCAAAGTAATATTCAGGAATTAAAAAAGCTTGCCAGTGTGTTGGGCATCCCTTGCATCGTATTTACACCATTGCCCCAGGCAGAAGATGACAGTATACAAAAGGTAACTAAAATCAATGCCTTGCTGAACACTTATGCAGATGTAACCATGTGGCTGGATCGCCCGGAGTATGAAATAGCGGCTCAACTGGAAGTAATTAAGCAGCCCACAGGCAAGTTCTCTGGCATCCCCCTGAGTTTTACTCCGCGAACGGCTCATTTTACGGATGTGGAAATGATTGGCTTACATTTTATTTTGACAGAATTGGAAAAGGCAGGGTAG
- a CDS encoding helix-turn-helix domain-containing protein, whose amino-acid sequence MAANIPTTEDIQHLMKAFEETIYGKIEALFKAENSGLDIYTNKRIKEEMGGDISDDTLARMRERGELPAKKVSGKWYYKGADVRRVFTESNS is encoded by the coding sequence ATGGCAGCAAATATTCCAACAACGGAAGACATTCAACACTTAATGAAGGCTTTTGAAGAAACCATCTATGGTAAAATAGAGGCGTTATTTAAAGCTGAAAACAGTGGGTTAGATATATACACAAACAAAAGGATCAAAGAAGAAATGGGAGGGGATATCAGTGATGATACCCTTGCCCGAATGAGGGAAAGAGGAGAGCTTCCAGCGAAAAAAGTGAGCGGGAAGTGGTATTACAAAGGAGCAGATGTACGCAGAGTTTTTACTGAATCTAACTCCTAA
- a CDS encoding site-specific integrase, whose protein sequence is MAFTISFLLRKDKTNKKGETPVFCRIAHQGKRIDFQTEVKIPMDRWLPPVVKLEKNGDQMFIKGTSEFIKEKNRLLNQTRTRILRGYNDLVSSNEEIVLKKLKAIAKGQEEKGLTFLEALEKSKQRSGLRPNTIRRIQVTIDNLKLFLKDEFGKEDIHLSDLLKNNYKGFDIRYVDWCTTKTTVRFDGSIRYPKKHETAIREVRHFRKAINMAVQLGEMDKNPLIAEFKIPKDEKTKREVLTLEELKKLMELDLSDKLNMDRIRDCFVFQCFTGLAFVDIDSLKKEHLFKRNERTWIIKERVKSSTVAKVPLLPQAQVILDKYRDDPVCAGKDKLIPVISNKNYNVYLQSMAELASIEKHLTSHVGRKTFATLVYNAGTDRSKLKEMTGHSDETITQIYASITDDTLEREIDKFEGLFTD, encoded by the coding sequence ATGGCATTTACGATAAGTTTTTTATTAAGAAAAGATAAGACAAACAAAAAAGGTGAAACACCAGTTTTCTGTCGAATTGCTCACCAAGGAAAAAGGATCGATTTTCAAACTGAGGTTAAAATACCTATGGATAGGTGGCTGCCCCCAGTGGTCAAACTGGAAAAAAACGGCGATCAAATGTTTATTAAAGGTACTAGTGAATTTATTAAAGAAAAGAACCGTTTACTTAATCAAACCAGAACAAGAATTCTTCGTGGTTATAATGACCTTGTAAGTTCTAATGAAGAGATCGTTCTTAAAAAGCTGAAGGCTATTGCCAAGGGGCAAGAAGAAAAAGGACTTACCTTTTTAGAAGCTCTTGAGAAGTCTAAACAACGTAGTGGCTTGCGACCTAATACGATAAGAAGAATACAAGTAACAATCGACAACCTTAAACTCTTCCTTAAAGATGAGTTTGGTAAAGAAGATATCCACTTGAGCGATTTACTAAAGAATAATTATAAAGGTTTTGATATTCGATATGTAGATTGGTGTACTACTAAAACCACTGTCAGGTTTGATGGTAGTATCAGGTATCCCAAAAAACACGAAACTGCCATTAGGGAAGTAAGGCATTTTCGGAAGGCAATTAATATGGCAGTACAACTCGGCGAGATGGATAAAAACCCTTTGATTGCAGAGTTCAAAATCCCTAAGGATGAAAAAACTAAACGAGAGGTACTAACATTAGAAGAACTAAAAAAGCTTATGGAGTTGGATTTGTCTGATAAGCTTAATATGGATCGTATTAGAGATTGTTTTGTTTTTCAGTGTTTTACCGGGCTTGCATTTGTAGACATTGATTCTTTAAAAAAAGAGCACCTATTTAAACGTAATGAGCGTACTTGGATTATTAAAGAACGAGTAAAGTCTTCTACTGTTGCCAAAGTTCCTTTGCTTCCGCAAGCGCAAGTTATTTTGGATAAATATCGAGATGACCCTGTTTGTGCTGGCAAGGACAAGCTTATTCCAGTAATCTCTAACAAAAACTATAATGTATACTTGCAATCGATGGCAGAACTTGCCAGTATCGAGAAGCACTTGACAAGTCATGTCGGACGTAAAACTTTTGCTACTTTGGTGTATAATGCGGGAACTGATCGTTCAAAACTAAAAGAAATGACCGGGCATTCTGATGAAACTATTACTCAAATTTATGCAAGTATTACTGATGATACTCTCGAACGGGAAATAGATAAATTCGAAGGTTTGTTTACTGATTAA